The following coding sequences lie in one Synechococcus sp. CC9902 genomic window:
- a CDS encoding proline--tRNA ligase, which translates to MRVSRLLLVTLRDVPAEAEIASHQLLLRGGYIRRIGSGIYGYLPLMWKVIQRITAIVRDELNTAGAQETLLPQLHPAELWQRSGRWQGYTAGEGIMFHLEDRQGRELGLGPTHEEVVTSLAGELLQSYKQLPVNLYQVQTKFRDEIRPRFGLMRGREFIMKDAYSFHANEADLQNTYLEMDQAYRRIFERCGLAAVPVDADSGAIGGAASQEFMVTADAGEDLILLSDDGTYAANQEKAISTPSKAIPLEGASMELISTPDETSIDVLCRSHGWHQSQLIKVLLFIARLDDGVEQPLLISLRGDQDLNEVKLINAVGRLSGQEVLDCRPIQTEDLNKQGIDTIPLGFIGPDLDDGVLRSARSWTKQFLRCTDSTAAAMDRMVCGANQPDQHRLYATWADLGGAPKSLDLRKARAGEACVHNPEAHLIEKRGIEVGHIFQLGRKYSEAMDSRFTNEAGKTEHFWMGCYGIGISRLAQAAVEQHHDDAGICWPAAIAPYEAIVVVANMQDQTQAELGESLYKQLLAAGVDALFDDRKERAGVKFKDADLIGIPWRVVVGRDASDGVVELVERANRAVQKLPHADALKELLRTLRP; encoded by the coding sequence ATGCGCGTCTCCCGCCTGTTGCTGGTGACGCTCCGGGATGTGCCAGCAGAAGCAGAGATTGCCTCACACCAATTGCTCTTACGCGGGGGATACATCCGCAGGATTGGGTCAGGTATCTATGGATACCTTCCGTTGATGTGGAAGGTGATCCAACGGATTACTGCCATTGTTCGAGACGAACTCAACACCGCCGGGGCCCAAGAAACTCTCCTTCCTCAGCTACATCCCGCTGAACTGTGGCAACGCAGTGGCCGATGGCAGGGCTACACCGCCGGAGAGGGGATCATGTTTCACCTTGAAGACCGACAGGGGAGAGAACTGGGACTGGGGCCAACCCACGAAGAAGTCGTGACCAGTCTCGCTGGGGAGCTGTTGCAGTCCTACAAACAGCTGCCGGTGAATCTGTACCAAGTCCAAACCAAATTTCGGGATGAAATTCGCCCCCGTTTTGGGCTCATGCGTGGGCGTGAATTCATCATGAAAGATGCCTACTCGTTTCATGCCAACGAGGCCGATCTCCAGAACACTTATCTGGAGATGGATCAGGCCTATCGACGCATTTTTGAACGCTGTGGCTTGGCAGCGGTTCCCGTTGATGCCGATAGCGGTGCCATCGGAGGCGCTGCGTCTCAAGAGTTCATGGTCACCGCCGATGCAGGCGAAGACCTGATCTTGTTGAGCGACGACGGCACCTATGCCGCCAACCAAGAAAAGGCCATCTCGACTCCTTCCAAGGCGATCCCCCTCGAAGGGGCCTCAATGGAGCTGATCAGCACTCCAGATGAGACCAGCATCGACGTGCTTTGCCGCTCCCATGGCTGGCATCAAAGCCAACTGATCAAAGTTTTACTGTTCATCGCCCGCTTGGACGACGGCGTTGAACAGCCCCTCCTCATCAGCCTGCGAGGGGATCAAGACCTCAACGAGGTGAAACTGATCAATGCGGTGGGGCGCCTATCAGGGCAAGAGGTCTTGGACTGCCGTCCAATCCAGACTGAAGACCTAAACAAACAGGGCATTGACACCATTCCCCTCGGCTTTATCGGACCGGATCTAGACGATGGCGTGCTGCGCTCAGCACGCAGTTGGACGAAACAATTTCTGCGTTGCACCGACAGCACAGCCGCAGCCATGGATCGCATGGTCTGTGGGGCAAATCAACCCGATCAGCACCGCCTCTATGCCACGTGGGCCGATCTCGGTGGAGCACCCAAAAGCCTCGACCTGCGCAAGGCCAGAGCCGGTGAAGCCTGTGTTCACAATCCCGAGGCTCATCTCATCGAGAAGAGAGGCATCGAGGTGGGACACATTTTTCAACTGGGACGAAAGTATTCCGAAGCCATGGACAGCCGCTTCACCAACGAAGCCGGCAAGACCGAACACTTTTGGATGGGCTGCTACGGCATTGGAATTTCACGGCTAGCCCAAGCAGCCGTTGAACAGCACCACGACGACGCTGGCATCTGCTGGCCCGCCGCGATTGCCCCCTATGAAGCGATTGTTGTGGTGGCCAACATGCAGGATCAAACGCAGGCCGAACTGGGCGAGTCTCTTTACAAGCAATTGCTTGCTGCTGGGGTGGATGCTCTATTCGATGACCGCAAGGAACGGGCTGGCGTGAAGTTCAAAGATGCCGATCTCATCGGTATTCCCTGGCGCGTTGTTGTCGGTCGTGATGCAAGCGACGGGGTCGTTGAGCTGGTCGAGCGTGCCAACCGTGCGGTGCAGAAGTTGCCCCATGCAGATGCTCTGAAAGAGCTCCTCCGCACACTGCGCCCTTAA
- the psb27 gene encoding photosystem II protein Psb27 → MLSALARLFKPLSRAAVALGLGLCLLLTACSGDPDARLTGNYADDTISVAQTILEVIDIPQDDPSHAQAESDARSLITDYVSRYRPQPRVNGLSSFTTMQTALNSLAGHYANYANRPLPEALHDRLAKELNKAQKAVVRGT, encoded by the coding sequence ATGCTCTCAGCACTGGCTCGCCTGTTCAAACCCCTGTCGCGGGCAGCTGTCGCCCTGGGATTGGGTCTGTGTTTACTGCTAACCGCTTGCAGTGGCGACCCAGATGCTCGCCTGACAGGCAACTACGCCGATGACACGATCTCGGTGGCCCAGACGATTCTCGAGGTGATCGATATCCCCCAGGACGATCCCAGCCATGCACAAGCGGAGAGCGATGCACGCTCGTTGATTACCGACTACGTGTCGCGTTATCGCCCCCAGCCGCGCGTGAACGGTCTGAGCTCCTTCACAACGATGCAAACGGCCCTTAACTCCCTCGCTGGCCATTACGCCAATTATGCGAATCGCCCCCTGCCAGAGGCTTTACACGATCGTCTGGCCAAGGAATTGAACAAGGCTCAAAAAGCAGTTGTTCGCGGAACCTGA
- a CDS encoding adenylosuccinate synthase, which produces MSLANVVVIGAQWGDEGKGKITDLLSRSADVVVRYQGGVNAGHTIVVDGRVLKLHLIPSGILYPDTICLIGPGTVVDPKVMLGELDMLLANDIDISGLRLASSAHVTMPYHRLLDLAMEKQRGDRRIGTTGRGIGPTYADKSQRSGIRVIDLLDEQRLRNRLEGPLTEKNELLEKIYGIEPLDGEAVIQEYLGYGQRLSKHVVDCTRAIHSAAKARKNILFEGAQGTLLDLDHGTYPYVTSSNPVSGGACIGAGVGPTLIDRVIGVAKAYTTRVGEGPFPTELSGSLNDQLTERGGEFGTTTGRRRRCGWFDGVIGRYAVQVNGLDCLAITKLDVLDEMDEIQVCVAYELDGERIEYFPSSSDDFARCKPIFETMKGWQCSTEECRKLEDLPKAAMDYLRFLADLMEVPIAIVSLGASRDQTIVVEDPIHGPKRALLSA; this is translated from the coding sequence GTGTCCTTGGCCAATGTTGTCGTCATCGGCGCTCAATGGGGTGACGAAGGAAAAGGAAAGATCACTGATCTCCTGAGCCGCTCCGCCGATGTGGTGGTGCGATATCAGGGAGGGGTGAACGCAGGGCACACGATCGTCGTCGACGGACGTGTGCTCAAACTTCATCTCATTCCCTCCGGAATCCTTTACCCAGACACCATCTGTCTGATCGGACCAGGAACGGTGGTGGATCCCAAGGTGATGCTTGGCGAGTTGGACATGCTGCTCGCTAACGACATCGATATTTCAGGGCTTCGACTGGCGTCGTCGGCCCACGTGACCATGCCGTACCACCGCCTGCTTGATCTGGCGATGGAAAAACAGCGCGGCGACCGCCGAATCGGCACCACGGGGCGAGGCATAGGCCCCACCTATGCCGACAAATCACAGCGCAGCGGGATCCGTGTAATTGATCTGCTGGATGAGCAGCGACTCCGCAACCGACTGGAAGGCCCACTCACTGAAAAAAATGAGCTCTTAGAAAAGATCTACGGCATCGAACCCCTCGATGGAGAAGCCGTCATCCAGGAATACCTGGGGTACGGCCAGCGGCTCTCCAAACACGTTGTGGATTGCACGCGCGCCATTCACAGCGCAGCAAAAGCTCGTAAAAATATTTTGTTTGAAGGTGCCCAGGGCACGTTGTTGGACCTCGACCACGGCACATACCCGTACGTCACCTCGTCCAATCCGGTTTCGGGCGGAGCTTGCATTGGAGCGGGCGTCGGCCCCACCCTGATCGACCGTGTCATTGGTGTCGCCAAGGCCTATACGACTCGGGTGGGCGAAGGACCTTTCCCGACTGAACTCAGCGGGAGCCTGAATGACCAGCTCACCGAGCGGGGGGGGGAATTCGGCACCACCACCGGTCGCCGGCGCCGCTGCGGTTGGTTCGATGGTGTCATCGGCCGTTATGCCGTTCAAGTGAACGGTCTCGACTGTCTTGCGATCACCAAGCTCGATGTGCTCGACGAAATGGATGAGATTCAGGTGTGCGTGGCCTATGAACTCGACGGTGAACGAATCGAGTACTTCCCAAGCAGCTCCGATGATTTCGCCCGCTGCAAACCCATTTTTGAAACAATGAAGGGTTGGCAATGCTCCACGGAAGAATGCCGAAAGCTTGAGGATCTGCCGAAAGCGGCGATGGACTACCTGCGCTTTCTCGCTGATCTCATGGAGGTCCCGATCGCCATCGTGTCCCTTGGGGCGAGCCGAGATCAAACGATTGTGGTGGAAGATCCAATCCATGGTCCAAAGCGAGCCCTCCTAAGCGCTTAA
- a CDS encoding adenosine kinase — translation MASDVRFPKTCSLDVVGIGNAIVDVLVQTDDAFLTQHSLQKGGMTLIDEQQAEALYTASGPGLETSGGSVANTMVGIAQLGGRAGFIGRVKDDQLGGIFSHDIRAVGARFDTPAATTGATTARCLIYVTPDAERTMCTFLGASTQLEPNDLDLSMVSDTKVLYLEGYLWDSPAAKRAFIAAAEACRAANGQVALSLSDGFCVDRHRDSFLDLVNGHVDVLFANEVEIKSLYQTDDFDAALESVRGSCSVIAITRGSQGSVVMSGDQRWDIGIVGLGELIDTTGAGDLYAGGFLHGYTQGESLERCGKLGAICAGQIVTQLGARPQVSLQELVSTHLS, via the coding sequence ATGGCCTCCGACGTCCGATTCCCCAAAACTTGCAGTCTTGATGTCGTCGGCATCGGCAATGCCATCGTTGATGTGCTTGTTCAAACCGACGACGCGTTCCTGACGCAGCACAGCCTGCAAAAAGGCGGCATGACGCTCATTGATGAACAACAGGCAGAAGCCCTGTACACCGCCAGTGGCCCTGGACTGGAGACCTCCGGTGGATCGGTCGCCAACACGATGGTGGGAATCGCCCAACTGGGAGGCCGAGCCGGCTTCATCGGACGCGTTAAAGACGATCAACTGGGGGGAATTTTTAGCCACGACATTCGGGCCGTCGGCGCTCGCTTTGACACTCCAGCCGCCACCACTGGTGCCACAACGGCCCGTTGCCTCATCTACGTCACCCCTGATGCAGAGCGGACGATGTGCACCTTCCTTGGAGCCTCAACCCAGCTCGAACCGAACGATCTCGATCTCTCGATGGTGAGCGACACCAAAGTCCTCTACCTCGAGGGTTATCTCTGGGATAGTCCCGCAGCGAAGCGCGCCTTTATCGCAGCAGCAGAGGCATGCCGTGCTGCGAATGGACAGGTGGCCTTGTCCCTCTCCGATGGCTTTTGCGTGGATCGTCACCGTGACAGCTTTCTCGACCTCGTAAATGGTCATGTCGATGTTCTGTTCGCGAACGAAGTTGAAATCAAGTCGCTGTATCAAACCGACGACTTCGATGCAGCCCTCGAGAGCGTGCGCGGCAGTTGCAGCGTGATCGCGATCACCCGCGGCAGTCAGGGTTCTGTCGTCATGAGCGGCGACCAACGCTGGGACATTGGAATCGTGGGTCTCGGAGAGCTCATCGACACCACCGGTGCCGGAGACCTCTATGCCGGTGGCTTCCTGCACGGCTACACCCAAGGGGAGTCCCTGGAGCGCTGCGGCAAGCTCGGCGCTATTTGCGCGGGGCAGATCGTGACGCAATTGGGAGCTCGCCCTCAGGTTTCGCTCCAAGAGCTAGTTAGCACCCATCTGAGCTGA
- the cutA gene encoding divalent-cation tolerance protein CutA, with translation MAESNSLMLVLTTEGDAQRAKALARSLLERRLVACVSLQTTQALYHWEGEIQMDGEVQLLMKTTADCLERLQQVLGELHSYDTPEWLCWPATASPAYGRWAMELLSSDGC, from the coding sequence ATGGCTGAGTCGAATTCTTTGATGTTGGTGCTCACCACGGAGGGTGATGCCCAGCGAGCTAAAGCACTAGCCCGTTCGCTTCTCGAACGTCGGCTTGTGGCCTGTGTGAGCCTGCAAACCACCCAAGCTCTCTATCACTGGGAGGGCGAGATCCAGATGGATGGTGAGGTGCAACTTCTGATGAAAACCACGGCTGATTGCCTCGAGAGGCTTCAGCAAGTGCTTGGGGAGTTGCACAGCTACGACACCCCCGAGTGGTTGTGTTGGCCGGCGACGGCTTCACCGGCCTATGGACGCTGGGCGATGGAGCTTCTCAGCTCAGATGGGTGCTAA
- a CDS encoding precorrin-6A/cobalt-precorrin-6A reductase — translation MHDPPLDQPRVWLLAGTGDGPRLTSALLQRNWRVRVSVVSPAAAEAYRGLAVESMAIGALGGVRGIAEELKRQATLHWVVDATHPFATKISQDLVEACLAAQQPLLRFERPWEEGHAATHLLQTGADLSRMALSGQRLLLAVGGRHLAEIAASARLAGGDLFARAMPTRLGLRSALAAGLPPDHLAVVRPSQGEPPGQVERALCRRWGITAVVCRQSGGMTERLWRRIAEEQRLTLLLLRRPPPPSGVDTVVGEAAFLKWVDHG, via the coding sequence ATGCACGACCCTCCTCTTGACCAGCCTCGTGTCTGGTTGCTGGCCGGAACCGGCGATGGTCCACGCCTAACCAGTGCTCTGCTTCAGCGCAATTGGCGGGTGAGGGTGAGTGTTGTGAGTCCTGCGGCAGCGGAGGCTTACAGGGGGTTGGCGGTGGAGAGCATGGCCATTGGTGCCCTCGGGGGTGTGCGGGGAATCGCGGAAGAACTGAAGCGTCAAGCAACGCTTCACTGGGTGGTCGATGCCACCCACCCATTCGCAACCAAGATCAGCCAAGACTTGGTTGAGGCGTGCTTAGCCGCGCAGCAACCGCTGTTGCGGTTTGAGCGCCCGTGGGAGGAGGGCCATGCTGCGACCCATCTGCTCCAAACCGGTGCAGATTTATCGAGGATGGCCCTCTCAGGGCAGCGACTGTTGTTAGCCGTTGGTGGACGTCATCTGGCTGAGATCGCGGCTTCTGCTCGCTTGGCAGGGGGTGATCTGTTTGCCCGTGCCATGCCCACGCGGTTGGGTTTGCGTTCGGCTTTGGCTGCTGGATTGCCCCCTGATCACCTGGCGGTGGTGCGACCGTCGCAGGGGGAACCACCTGGTCAAGTTGAGCGGGCGTTGTGCCGGCGCTGGGGAATTACAGCAGTGGTCTGCCGTCAGTCCGGTGGCATGACAGAACGTCTATGGCGTCGGATTGCGGAAGAGCAGCGGTTGACCTTGTTGCTGCTCAGGCGACCACCTCCACCATCAGGTGTGGACACTGTTGTTGGAGAAGCCGCCTTTCTGAAATGGGTCGACCATGGCTGA
- a CDS encoding single-stranded DNA-binding protein, producing the protein MNHCVLEVEVIDAPTVRYTQDNQTPIAEMSVRFDPLRDGDPPSELKVVGWGNLAQELQNRVQVGQRLLIEGRLRMNTVPRGDGMKEKRAEFTLARLHPVGASPTTSSTATSSTVNSSTQGSPTPSGSARPERPTPTKAAPAATPQRSEPEPTSWNAAPLVPDTDDIPF; encoded by the coding sequence ATGAACCATTGCGTGCTCGAGGTCGAGGTGATCGACGCGCCGACGGTTCGATACACCCAAGACAATCAGACCCCCATTGCCGAGATGTCGGTGCGATTCGATCCTCTGCGCGATGGAGATCCTCCAAGCGAATTGAAGGTGGTGGGCTGGGGCAACCTGGCCCAGGAGTTGCAAAATCGCGTTCAAGTGGGCCAACGGCTTTTGATTGAAGGGCGTCTGCGCATGAACACCGTTCCGCGCGGCGATGGCATGAAGGAAAAACGTGCCGAGTTCACTCTGGCCCGCCTACATCCGGTCGGTGCGTCCCCCACCACTTCATCAACGGCCACGTCATCAACAGTCAATTCATCAACCCAAGGATCGCCGACGCCCAGTGGTTCGGCCCGGCCTGAGCGTCCGACCCCCACCAAAGCTGCGCCCGCTGCCACTCCACAACGGAGCGAACCTGAACCAACGAGCTGGAATGCGGCTCCGCTTGTGCCCGATACGGACGACATTCCCTTCTAA
- a CDS encoding DUF2854 domain-containing protein, with protein sequence MKDYFSPGSLITVAGGALTVVGAIAYTTGSANLSLPTIFYGIPILLGGLALKSSELPPAMRITPVETLRSQREAADPELGKLVNDVTRWRYGQKAHLESSLEALKLWDDDNPPQLEEIEELDTQDGYGLRMRFQLGAVSLERWTEREARLGRFFAKGLRAEIKDLGGDQLDLLLLPVQAT encoded by the coding sequence ATGAAGGATTACTTCTCCCCAGGCAGCTTGATTACGGTCGCCGGTGGTGCGCTCACAGTGGTTGGTGCCATCGCTTACACGACAGGCAGCGCCAATCTCAGCCTGCCGACGATTTTCTATGGAATTCCAATTTTGCTTGGGGGATTGGCGCTGAAATCTTCCGAATTACCCCCAGCCATGAGGATCACCCCGGTGGAAACCCTCCGGAGTCAGCGAGAGGCAGCCGATCCAGAACTTGGAAAATTAGTTAACGACGTCACACGGTGGCGCTACGGGCAAAAAGCACATCTCGAATCATCCCTGGAGGCCCTCAAGCTGTGGGACGACGACAACCCCCCTCAACTTGAGGAGATTGAAGAACTCGACACCCAAGACGGGTACGGCCTTCGGATGCGCTTTCAGTTGGGAGCGGTTTCCCTTGAACGCTGGACTGAACGGGAGGCGCGATTGGGCCGTTTCTTCGCAAAAGGACTGCGGGCTGAAATCAAAGATCTCGGGGGTGACCAATTAGATCTCTTGCTATTGCCTGTTCAGGCCACCTAG
- the argB gene encoding acetylglutamate kinase, whose amino-acid sequence MNDLSHTANDALRVSVLSEALPYIQRFAGRRIVIKYGGAAMAHAELRAAVFRDIALLACVGVQPVVVHGGGPEINQWLKRLQIPAEFRDGLRVTDADTMDVVEMVLVGRVNKQIVNGLNQLGARAVGLSGSDGGLVEARPWGDGSHGLVGDVARINPDVLEPLLNKGYVPVISSVAATPSDGRAHNINADTVAGELAASLQAEKLILLTDTPGILRDRNDPESLIRKLRLSEARQLIEDEVVAGGMTPKTECCIRALAQGVAAAHILDGRVPHALLLEVFTDAGIGTMVVGRENHSSEADN is encoded by the coding sequence ATGAATGATCTAAGCCATACCGCAAATGACGCCCTACGCGTTTCTGTGCTGAGTGAGGCCCTGCCCTACATCCAGCGCTTCGCAGGACGTCGGATTGTGATCAAGTACGGCGGTGCTGCCATGGCCCACGCCGAACTAAGGGCTGCTGTTTTTCGCGACATCGCTCTTCTCGCTTGTGTCGGCGTTCAACCAGTCGTGGTTCATGGTGGTGGACCGGAAATTAATCAATGGCTGAAACGGCTTCAAATCCCGGCAGAATTTCGAGACGGCTTACGCGTCACAGATGCCGACACCATGGATGTGGTGGAGATGGTGTTAGTGGGTCGCGTGAATAAGCAAATCGTGAATGGGTTGAACCAATTGGGCGCGCGGGCCGTAGGCCTCAGTGGGAGCGATGGTGGCTTGGTGGAAGCCCGTCCATGGGGTGACGGCAGCCATGGGCTGGTGGGAGATGTCGCCCGTATCAACCCAGATGTTCTGGAGCCATTGCTCAACAAGGGGTACGTACCCGTGATTTCAAGTGTTGCAGCAACGCCTAGCGATGGCCGAGCCCACAACATCAATGCCGACACGGTGGCGGGAGAACTAGCCGCATCACTCCAAGCAGAAAAATTGATCCTGCTCACCGACACCCCTGGAATTCTTCGGGATCGGAATGATCCTGAATCGTTAATTCGCAAGCTCCGTTTGTCGGAAGCGCGTCAGCTCATCGAAGACGAGGTGGTTGCAGGAGGGATGACACCAAAGACAGAGTGCTGCATTCGGGCCTTAGCCCAAGGGGTCGCTGCCGCCCACATCCTGGATGGACGTGTTCCCCATGCCCTGTTGCTGGAAGTGTTTACCGATGCGGGGATCGGAACCATGGTTGTGGGCCGCGAAAACCATTCCAGCGAGGCAGACAATTAG
- a CDS encoding DUF3153 domain-containing protein: protein MTSERPPLNLRAIDAHLERGDYGQALELLTPLADMHPISTPEGSQVRFLMITSWMGQGQDEQALTMARALSRSGDVDKRQQGKQLVAILDAPSLERPDSWTMRLPAIEVTATGGSSPAVSSQRRSRKPKPPPPPPTGPTRAPAVGFAVVVIAVLAGLTLLLSGCVRIDADVELTGPDRMELIWQVQSINDQPMPWQTKFEQNLKRELPRLHIEHPSPGRQRITPGVQSSRDLNLLLQTMVTLAGRSAGVEPLPPPEFNLVERNWLVGVEQHLRLNLDLRHLPDIPGLEVNLRLDHGQLQHTIHSGEQVELEQSSWRWSPLGLGSLLILVLMGCSLLLQGVRRKLGFGFPELPA from the coding sequence GTGACGAGTGAACGACCGCCCCTCAATCTCCGTGCCATTGATGCCCACTTGGAGCGTGGGGACTATGGCCAAGCCCTAGAGCTGCTCACCCCCCTGGCTGACATGCACCCGATCTCAACACCAGAGGGGTCACAGGTGCGTTTCCTAATGATCACCTCCTGGATGGGTCAAGGCCAAGATGAACAGGCCTTGACCATGGCCCGCGCTTTGAGCCGAAGCGGGGATGTGGACAAGCGTCAACAGGGCAAACAGCTGGTCGCCATTCTCGATGCCCCCAGCCTCGAGCGTCCCGACAGCTGGACCATGCGACTGCCTGCGATTGAGGTCACCGCAACAGGTGGATCTTCTCCAGCCGTCAGTAGCCAACGCCGCTCCAGAAAACCCAAACCTCCACCGCCACCACCAACCGGTCCCACACGGGCTCCAGCCGTTGGATTTGCCGTTGTCGTCATCGCCGTGCTGGCCGGCCTCACCCTTTTACTGAGCGGATGCGTTCGGATTGATGCCGATGTGGAACTCACCGGGCCAGACCGCATGGAACTCATTTGGCAGGTGCAGAGCATCAACGACCAGCCGATGCCGTGGCAGACAAAATTTGAACAAAATTTGAAACGCGAGTTACCTCGACTCCATATCGAGCATCCAAGTCCCGGCCGTCAACGCATCACCCCTGGAGTTCAATCGTCACGCGACTTGAACCTGCTGTTGCAAACCATGGTGACCCTGGCTGGACGGAGCGCTGGGGTTGAGCCGCTACCGCCGCCGGAGTTCAACCTCGTGGAACGCAATTGGCTGGTCGGAGTCGAACAACACCTTCGCCTCAATCTCGATCTCCGTCATCTCCCCGACATCCCAGGGCTAGAGGTCAATCTGCGGCTCGACCATGGCCAGCTTCAGCACACCATCCACAGCGGTGAGCAAGTCGAGCTCGAACAATCCAGCTGGCGGTGGAGCCCCCTTGGTCTCGGCAGCTTGTTGATTCTGGTGTTGATGGGCTGCAGCCTTCTCTTGCAAGGTGTTCGCCGCAAGTTGGGTTTCGGATTTCCCGAACTTCCCGCCTAA